The Spea bombifrons isolate aSpeBom1 chromosome 7, aSpeBom1.2.pri, whole genome shotgun sequence genomic interval ACCAAAGAGTTCATTAAATGTGTAAGAGCATCTAAGCACCCTTCTCTACTGTCTTTCAGTGACTTTCCTCATTCTTTTACCAGGTCAATGCAGTATCTTGCTCTCCTCATTATCATCTCTGTTAACCATTTTCTCAATTCTCTCTTCCTACCtacacctaaaaaaaaagaaagaaaatgggaTCAGAGTCTTGAAACTTATTTTAAGATACCAATGTTAAAAGCAGGTGGGTGAACCAAATTAATAAACCTTAACAATGTCATTACACATGGAAACAGTAGCAAATAGtcacaaaatatacaataatctttttaaattatcatttttttttaaatcctaaaCTGCTTGTCTTAAAATATGGTAAGGTGGAAACtccaagttaaaataaaaactataaaagctttataaaaatatgacaACCATAAATTATGAGCATTATACTCCAAAACGCTAGACAGGGGAAGCAAGCTTCAGTGGCATAATTTCTCAGGATGAAGGGTTCAGCTCTCCATCTGTTAGATAGACAGATTAATATCTTTCCGTATTGGATataaatatgtcccaaatatgtACAAATCCAGTAGTCCACCTCAGTGGACAGCAATAGATTATAAAGGATAAGCATAATGAATACTTTTCCGTGATAACCTTTTAGTCCTTCCAACCCACAACCAATTATTTTACCTTACCACAATACAGAAAGGCATCAATAATTTCTGTATAGAACCAATCAGGCAGATAGAATGCGAATATCTGTTTAACCTCAACAGTAGCTAACCATAGTTTTGTACTGGCTGCTATAACAATATATTCCCATATGTTTCAGGCTAAAAATGTCACACTTAACATGTAAGGTGTAAAGGTAAAATTCCTTTTCTTTCCCAAAACTCAAAACTAATGGGATTTAACATAAACATAGAGTTTGAACAactcttttttgtgtgttgttaGTCAGCAATTCTGTTGACGGTAGGACTATGTTAAAGTTACACTTATTGTAGAGTCCCATTAGTGATTTATCTGATATCCAATCACAGTTGGGCCTTTGTAGCTACTGAGGGGCCAAAAAGTATATTTGTCTCAGCTGGTAGCGTTctctaaacaaaacattaattgtccTCCAGAAAGTCTGTTGTGTAGAGGATGTTTTGTGCTGCAGGGGCAATCATAAGAGATTAGTCCAGAAATTTGTCTACAGACAGTGGGTAGAGATtgacatttataaaaatgaatttggattgtatacaagaaaaatataaagcttcacaagaaaatataatattccaaAATTATCAAAATCCTTATTTTTCTAAATCACTATTCTTGACATCCATATAATTATGGGTTTTTCTCTGAATATGTAACAGTCCACATAATTTTGTGAAACCGTTTATATCACCACCAGCAGTATAACTTTAAGCAATTAAAAACAGATATTTAGTTAAACATTTctgtatgatttaaaaaatacaagtaTTTCAATCCCTTGTGTACACATTTATGAGTCTTccattttaacaatttatataATCAAAGTATACCTCACAAACTGTACTTTATTATAGTGCATCATTGTTTTGAGTAATATAACTTTCTTGGTGCGGCAGAGTTATAAAAGAacaattatttctattattattaaacgtGTAAATGGGCTAAAAACGATTCAGACTaatttttgggtttgtttttaaCCCATTAGTTTTCGGGCCCATTAGGTTCATCTGAAAATTCGGGGGAATTTGTAATCCaggaattaaatttgttgccaGGTGCCCACATTCAATCTCACTAACTCTCTCTCATTCATGTTCATTctcgctctctaaatgtttccctagctTGTCTACTGACAACTTCGACTTCTGCTGATCACTTCCGCATCTATCTTTTATGTtctctcttcaatctgctatcaaTCGTCCACATCTCCGGGAACAATCGAGCAGAAGATGCAACTGAAAGGGCCACCATATTGCTGAGTTCAAGATAGggcaaaatggtggtgcttgctgtcggaaatgggatatatttgggGAAAAGGGGAGGATTGCAGAGACAATGTTACTGGAAGCACCACCATATTACCCTGAGTTCATGTTAGGGCAAGatggaagagaagggagaagataaaagacagaagatgaagaagaagttgcggaagtggtcagcagaagtggtcggcagagaggGTAGGGAAAAATTTAAAGAGCacaagagtgtgagtgaatgtgggccaaCAGATTtcagaaaattctgagctttttgcttcatttccgTCTGATTGGTGGAGACTATGGCCTTGTTTTTGTCGCTTTGTACAAGAATTTTCCAAAATTcgataaatttgcaattcgtgcTAATTCTAATGCACAATGTCTATTAGATATTACTTGTACAGAATTGCAACACTCTTTAAGGAGGTGAACTTTAAGGGACTCAAAATTCCATGGGACGAAGAAAGCTAAATATTACATGAAAATGTTATCTTGAGGTAGCCCTTCAAAGGAGATTTTGTAAATCAAAAAATTGTAATCTGATTTTGGGATGAATAGGAAGTGGTCCAGCAAGTATAGAATGATAGGGTTATAAAAATGCATGTAGAAGACATATTTAAAGCATATTATTGTGAGAATCtaatggtttattttgtaacgTGTTTGAGCCCACCAAAAGTTTGGTGTTCTCTGTAAATGAGTTTACTGTTAACTGCATAAAGTCTACTACAATCCCAAATATCAACTTTGGATCGTCTTTGATTTATCTTCAATCACAGAAATCCCTGAGTAAGTCTGCATTTGCAGATGAAACATGTTGCTGATTGATGTTATGTTGGTCTGGTTTATCGACTCCCACAATTGACTACAGTGGTACTATTTCCCTGTCTGCCATCCAGGGGATTTTTCTTGCTACCATTTGGAGCAACATCTCCAGACTGGTAACCTGTGTAATTTTATATGCACTTTAGCACTTGATTTGGTCTTAGTGCCAACTTCCTTGTGagttgaaaataataaattatattctgaTTTTGAACTTTGATATACCATGCCATGGAGTCTTTTCTGCTTTCATATGTCCACCTGACTCTTATGAAGACTACCAGTACTATCCTTAAATAGCATTGTGGATATCTTCCGTTTTCTACTACAGTGTCTTCTGACCAAAAACATATTCTAGTTACTTCTCTGGAACAATGTATACCAGTAGGCAGAAAAAACCTGGTGGCTGCCATATACttcaaaacacaatataaagaGGAAAGGGGGCTGTCCAAGGTATCCATTACATTGGACTACCAGATATGTCTGCTTACAGGGAAAAACCAGCACTGTCTCTATTGCCTATATTCCTTTTCCTACTGAGATCAATAAATACCCTCTCACAGCCCTTGGCAGTATTGCCCTTGGCATAATTTGTTGCTGTCACTAGCACAAATGTCTGTCATCAAAAGCAAAATTAACCTCACTTTAAACACCCTCCCAATTCACCCAAAATGTTATACCCTTTGCCCAGAAACTATGGTAGCTGTAGTCACTTTCCTTTTACACTGGCTTTCAGAATTACCATTTTGCTctctcagggccggcccaaggcaaaatgccgcctagTACAGTGCATTCTCCATTTACAAAATTATGCCATAAATCCAATCCAAATCTTAAAAACATCTAGATCTAACTATCTTTTAGCTGACAcatctcttgctccgcccaggaacaaagctacgtgatgtgacgtcactttcCGTGACTCCactgtgttcctgggcagagcaagagaagagacgctgtggggagcaactcgagggcacccttgcgggactgcgcaggaaatctgcagttcaggtaaggaggtgggcgtgattggccacatttgtggcgggagcggacgggattgaccacaaatgtggtgggagcggttggattgggcacacatgttgcgggagcggacaggagtggaacacccacattgcgggagcgggcgggattggacaaaaaatcagcaggagcaggattaaaaaagcagtcccgtgcAGGGCTCTAACCTGTACcaacgtcaatgtctgcctcagtatataaagataacaGTTAacctgtaccaccatcaatgcttgcctcagtgtataatgatagatgttatgctgtaccacagtcattttgtgcctcagtatataataacagttatgctgtaccacagtcaatgtttgcctcagtataccatgatagcagttatcctataccactgtcaatgtttgcctcagtatataatgataggtgttatgctgtaccacagttaatgtgtgcctcagtatataatgatagcagttatgctgtaccatcatctatgtctgcctcagtatatggtgataggtgttatgctgtacccccgtcaatgtcttcctcagtatttaataacagttatgctgtaccaccatcaatgtctgactcggtatataatgataacaattatgctgtacccctgtcaatgtttccctaaccatagaaactatgcagttttaaagtgtgtggtgccacatacaggatctgccacaggtgccaaatactctagataCGCCCCTGCGTCATGcggcccaatggccatgcctcagctcttcgtcccacgtcttaaaaggggtgggttgaagagctgaggcacggccattaggcgccggtggagtgactgccgcacgatggACGCTTTCAGTGttgctcgcagccgctttggtggcacaatgggccacttgactagacttgccccccaggcattaggctgccagccctcccctggctgAGCTGGTTATGAAAAGGATATGTGCATTgctattattgtattttataatgGCAACATATTGCTAATTATATAGTTAGAATAGGAAATATAGAAAATTTGCGTATCACCAAAATCACTTTGaatcctttttattttgttctttaaaatCATTATCATCAAAAACTGATTTATTGGTTTATCTTGTTATGCCctaaaaataagtatatatgcCCCAACATGCTTTTAGtgatattgctttttttagataaaacatTCTAATGCTTGTGTTAGCTTTATTACTAACATAGTATTTTCTATAATTACTATGTTCTTAAAGTAATACTTACGAACACTAACCCTTAATCAACTATATTGAATTGTATTCTCTAAGGTAATACCAGCAGATGTCCCAACAACCATTAACTAATTACTAGCTAATGATTACTGAGGAGATCTAAGGTAGTTGATATCAGATAGTTCATTAATTGTTTTTTCCAGTATGGTAATATAAGGCTTCCTGCAGCCTCACAGCAGCCTAACTGGGGCATGCTTATTTGGCCCTAGGACGTGCGCCTGTCAAGAGCTGCAATTACCCTTGAAATAGATTTCAGTGAGGCAGCTGGGGAGCTGTGTGCAGAGTAGTCTAGCTGtaaatattcaggctttttctgtTTAAGCCCAACCTCTTGAGTGTGGTTACATACCGTCAATGGAGGCATAAAGCATGTTAATTTACTGTGATTGTATTGAGGTATCGGGAATATAGTGTAGGCTATTGATCCCCCCAAATAATCCAAAGCAAAATGATAAATTAGgaaataatactatataatgataaatgCTAGAAGTGGCACAGAGCTGTATGTACATTACTCATTATGATATACATTCCCAGCGGCTTTATGACTGTCATGTTTCAAAGATCTATTCAAGCGAATGCAAGTTAGCAAAACATGTgagtttgcagtagcaaatcgAACTAAATTCGAGGGGCAGGCTGGTGTGGGTGGACCACTAGTCCACTTTGTGAATTTTGGTCCAATTGTGAGAGGAAAGAGGCagcatgtgttagcatgagtttgtaagtgaatgttagagtgtgtgtcagtgtaagAATGTGTGAAGTGTGTATGCGTGagagtttgtatgtgtgtgtaaatatttatgGCATTGCATATGTGAGTTATCGGGGAGGGGGCAGAACTTTCGTTAACACTCGGATTGCTTACACTTGACTCTAGCATGCCATAAGTGAAATCTTTATATTTAAAACCATTGGCAATAagatttgcccagtgtgcctgATGGCCAGTCCTGGCCTACACAGCATAATTCTCTGCACATAAAAACAGATGGcctctgacattttatttacaaacattgatctagaaatgtttttttgaggAGCGCATGGACTGTTGGTCTACTTGAGCTTTACATTACAGAAACTATGGAGCTGTGTATAAAGTTTTGGTGGTGTACAGTGGTAATACTGGtgcagtcaccatggcaaccaaagcAACATTCAGGGAATTCTTTCCCTTCCCCAGTTTGCATAATAATTCTTCTTTAACTTTAACACTTATGTACACTGGAATGTAACTATATTTTTTCAGGAATCAGTAAAAAAATGTCTCTGTAAATGCACACTAGTAAATGCAACACTGCAGTGGTCCGTAATAGCTAGTGATCTAACAGTTTCATCAGCACAGTAGCTTTTGTTTCTCATAGATAAATTAATGCTAAAGGAAACAATAGGGATCTTCTACatgttatttcttttgtttaaatACCACTGTTTCTTTAATGAAAGCTACATATTGTGGAGCTTAAGTCTAGTGCCAAAAAAGTGTATTAGGGGCAAGGGCAGATTACATGTTGTTATTAAACTTGCACTGTTGAGCTTGATGTATTTGGTGATAAgcatcatataaaaaataatgaatctgACCATGACATATGAGTAGATAATCTCtataattattaaatgaaatatgtgtgacatagaaatatatttttagaggttttttttagcacaagataaaatatatgattgttaCTGCAAAGTGCTGTTAAGAGTACAGTAACTCGGAGGAAAGAATACACTACCAAACAGGTAGTAATTTTTTAGCAAATAACCATTTTTACATGACCTAGAAATTGTCTTATTGACACTTACATACTAAAGATGCAGTTTATTGACAAGTTTGCCTttggtaaatacattttcttctgttAATAATAGGAACCAAGTCACATCATCACATAGAATGAATTCAGAGTCATCCAATTAGAtgaataatgtcaaacttcatcttgGATTGTGTGATATACCAGGTACTTAATGAAAAGTAAATTGTAGATTTATTCAGCTCAAAAGTACTTTTGTTGAGGCAGCAGTGATCAAGAAATAGTCACTCAAACTTCACTCTTATTTTAAACAGGAGTTAAAATATAAGCAAGCTAcagtttaattatttcatttttgttccaGTGAATTAAATCAACCTACACTCATCTATTTTAATACAACTTACTTTGGTATTCAGCAACTAAGACAAACCAGTGAAAACATAGCATCTTTTATAATAccttttataataaatacactgtATGACAAAAAGTATGTGGCCACTTGACTATCACATCACACCTATACATCTTCATGTATTCCCTTggaattattaaccctttagtgacCAATGCTGGGCCAGGCTTAGAAAGCGATTTACAAtctctttctttgcttaaacaatgttgctgtaatgcctcaacattcagcaacactgagatctcaTCAGAAGGCATGTCTGGCCCTCCCCATGCGTCGAGTTCCacaatacactgtatggcggcagatgcccgttttaaaagagttttaggaggcgatcaatatCCATGGTGTCACTTCAAAGGACGCACTGTGACCACTCCTAGAAAGAGCGGTCACACCTGCCACTGCGAGAGATTTTCGCAAGATGGCGGtgtgctttaaaaaacaaaattaacaagTTTCctagagggtctctccagaccctcttgagaactctagctccccttgcaggttaaATACAGGTACTGTATGCGTGCTAAAATTTGCGCTGTATcatcccaaaaatcctgacatggaaagagttaaaatatgagcatttcaaatacccaaggggtgtctagattttaaaaaaaaatgaatcgcTTGATGGGGTGAATTGGAGTGGCCGGAgtgggcataggcacagactgaccaaaatggaaaaaagtgcaCTTCACAAATgaggccttttagccccccaaaTAACAGACAAACCAATGCATTTGGGGTagcactgtactcgggagatgttgctgaacacatattgtggtgttttttgacagtgacatattccaGGAGTGCTAAATTTATACCTAAAgaacaatgtgtgtgaaaaaaacacacacaaagcaTACCgccacaaaggctggtggtaaaattagtgcatggaaagggttaaaataccagcatttgaaataccctggggtgtctattttccaaaaatatataatttgatggggtaaatggaagtgaccagcttcaaagatgtctcaaatagcACATAGAGGCAGcatatgtggcattttacctcccaaacaacccgacaaacacatgcatgtatcactgtactcaggagatgttgctgaacacatattggggtgttgtgtgacagcgacatataccaggagctgtacatccatacctgaagtacaatttgggTGCTAAAAACGCTAAATAAATTaccaccacaaagtttgacaaagggtgatagtagaattagtgcatggaaagtgttaaaatgccttggggtgtctagtttttttaaaaaataaatggtttgatggggtaaattccaTGTGGCTACCCCTCTATGTGCACCAAACCGACCTCGAGGTGTTTATTGCTAAAAACCTCTATTTTGGTTCATATGACCATAAAACCCCAATCCCATTTAAAATTCCAGTAGTTTCTGACAAACTAAACACagtagaggcttttttctttaaaccccTGAAACAAGCTTTGGTGATCTAGGTGACATtagattgtagttttggagactcCAAGACAcaactaacttctgcaattTTCCGGCTGTGATCCCTGAAAATGTTTTGGCCACTTGAACCATCCTATTCACAGTGccttgagacaatatagacacaagTCCTTTTCGAGGGTGATTCATAACAGttccagttgactggaacaTAAAATGATtgccctgatggtggaaatctgcattttcaatgcttttttattgtagcctcttcccattttgtgaagctcaacaatctTTTCCCACACATCAGCTACAttatattccttggtcttactcattgtgatgaatgactaagggaatttggcctatgtgttacctaattTTAACCCCTGTGAAACAGAAAGTTATGGTTGATCAATTTCatgttcctagtcacccaggtgtcattaaaatgtaaaatatatttttcctcaTATAATTTCAAAGAGATGCCAATAATTGCttccacatatatatttaacaatttcttttttggataaacctgtgtcgtgtttgcaattgtttgatattcaTTAGAGCAAAGTATCCTTATTGTGTTGTGTATTTTATGAAGAagagatcaaaaggttaaacaataaagtcaATGTTATAGGATTTGAATTCTATTTTAAATCcaaaactttttgttttgctCCTACAGATTCTTCTATGATTTTTCTGCTGTGAAAAACCAAGACTGAACTCCTTGACTGATAAAAGAGCTTGcggaaagagaaaaaataacttATAGGGCACACTATATGTCACTTTAAGCAACCCGATGGGTACTAGCAGGATAAACCCTTACAGCATTGTGTCCTCTGATGAGGAGGGACTGAGATTGACCACCATGCCAGGGGTAAATGGATTTGGTAATGGCAAAATTCATACTAGAAGAAAATGCCGAAACCGATTTGTGAAGAAAAATGGACAGTGCAACGTCCAATTTACAAATATGGATGAAAAGTCACAAAGGTATATTGCAGACATGTTCACAACATGTGTAGACATTCGCTGGAGATACATGCTGCTCATTTTCTGTTTGGCATTCCTGGTGTCATGGCTACtctttggatttattttttggttaattGCCTTGGTGCATGGAGACTTAGAAAATCCAACGGGGAATACAGAGTTTACTCCATGTGTGATCCAAGTCAATGGTTTCATGGCAGCTTTTCTATTTTCCATTGAAACTCAAACTACAATTGGCTATGGTTTTCGTTGTGTGACAGAAGAATGTCCAGTTGCAGTCTTTATGGTGGTGTTTCAGTCCATTGTGGGCTGTATAATAGATTCCTTTATGATTGGTGCTATAATGGCAAAAATGGCCAGACCTAAGAAAAGAGCACAGACATTACTCTTCAGTCACAATGCAATTATTGCAATGAGAGATGGGAAACTCAGTCTAATGTGGAGAGTTGGCAATCTTAGGAAAAGCCATATAGTGGAAGCTCATGTGAGGGCTCAGCTAATAAAACCTAGAATTACAGAGGAAGGAGAATATATACCCCTTGATCAAATAGATATAAATGTTGGGTTTGATAAAGGACTGGATCGTATTTTTTTAGTATCTCCAATCACAATTGTTCATGAAATTGATGAGGAGAGCCCACTTTTTGGAATTAGTAAACAAGAACTTGAAACATCTGACTTTGAAATTGTAGTTATACTGGAGGGGATGGTGGAAGCAACAGCAATGACCGCCCAAGCTCGGAGCTCTTACTTGGCAAGTGAGATCCTCTGGGGTCACCGCTTTGAACCAGTTTTGTTTGAGGAAAGAAATCAGTACAAAGTAGACTATTCACATTTTCACAAAACATATGAAGTTCCCTCAACCCCACGTTGCAGTGCCAAAGATTTGGTAGAAAACAAATTTATTCTTCCTGACACTAACTCCTTCTGTTATGAGAATGAACTGGCTTTCATGAACcatgatgaggatgatgaggatGAAGAAAGCGGGGTCATTGACAGCTTACATACTGACAGTAGATTTGAATTTGATAGGCTTCAAACCACTTTGGTACTAGATCATCAGTCTTATAGAAGAGAGTCTGAAATCTGAGCTTTGAATtttttcatcttctttactctgaAAATTGCTTGAACACACAGAACAATGCAAATGCTGTAATACTATCACTCTGCAATAATCACAGGACCTATGAAAGTCCTGGACAAAAAAGTTAATGAAGATCTTGGTCAACACATTTGATCCAAGGAAAGGATTAACATATAGGTCAATATATTTTGTAGCAAAAACAAAGCGGAAAATCATCAAAATGACAAAACagcgaagaaaaaaacatatgcatTAATCACATGTTTGTTGATAATTGCACGTAGCAACAGAGGCTTCAGTTTAGCAAGTGTTCCTTCCAAATATAAGTGCAACCCTAAGAAACCTTTAATTTCATACACATTCACTCCTATGAGTTAAACTCTTCTATTAGCTGCACGGATGGTCTTTCCAGTAGAAAACTACTCATCTGTCCCCAATATAGCATAATGGAGATAATGCAAGAGCTGGCTGTGGAGACATAACAGATCAAAGAGCTGGGCTCTCAAGGATGATAGCTGCTTTGATGCAAATTAGGCCCAGGATCATCCTGTTGAAAGTATATTATTGCCCAGATTCTTATCATGTTTACAACTTTAAATTGCAAATCACTATTATTATAAAGAACAATCTGAAAttacatgtattaatattaattaaaatgcatttatttaatatacatacttGCATGCATGTACATACAGTGGTGACTACATTTACCTTTGGGTTTTGTGTCTAATCCAAAAGATATACAATGAAAATGTTTACGTGCCAGAGGACTCTGTTGTAAAGATATGAGATAACCCTGTATCAAAATGTCAATAAGAGCCATTAATGTGATTATGTAAGAGATGGTGCCTTAGGAATATGGAGCTAACATTTCTGTTTGGTCAATATTTAGCACATATTTATAATAGTTATGCATTTCCCTGGTTCATTTCAAAAGAAGAACTTAATTTCTTAAactatatttacaaataaaaacatgttttagaaACTATTTAGTGAGGACTTTCAATGTGTTATGTAAGTTGTACAAATTGCTTAAAGATTTAATTGTCTGGCACAATTTAACGCACTTCCTTAGATCTATTttggaataataatatataaggataaaaatgttttataaattatgATATTTAATGTTGCTAGTGTGACCCACAAACTTACCCACCAGCCATGTAAATCAGGAAAACTAAGCCTAAGACATGCATGACATAGTGTCCACATTTAATGACAGTTTCTATATATTAAGAATCAGTGACCAAAGCAACTTTCTTTTGTGGTACCCTTGAGCAATAAATTGCTGTTCTGTGTTTTCTTGAAGCACGGCGTGTATAACATCAATGAAAACGATGtaactatttgttttcttttatatataaaagctgCAGACAATTTCTGCAGACATATTTGTATGTTATATGCAATATAAAATCAGGTTGggcatttttttacatatgtgtCCAAGCAGCCATATAGTCACAGAAGCTGTATCGAGTCTAACCTCTGAACAtataaaattagatttaaaaatgttaactttCTTTATAGCTCAGCAGTTTATTAAGGGCACTTTAAATCATATAAAATCTGAGGGGTCTCTTTACATTTGAAAGCAGTCCCGACTGTAAATGCCCCTTCCCCCACCCTACAGCTATTTGCTGTGCAGGAGaagtgttcagctgaacacatatcCTGCCACATGATATGATTATTGCAAATCTGCTTCAGCACAGCACTCCTATTGGTTTTAATCATAACTCACCCATACCACTGACCTGCTATGACTAGTGGCACAATATGTTAGAGCCGTAGTTAGCTCCTTTTGCACCCGAGGCAAGGACAGAAAATTGTACCCCCgcctcttttttaaaaaatttttt includes:
- the LOC128501275 gene encoding ATP-sensitive inward rectifier potassium channel 12 translates to MGTSRINPYSIVSSDEEGLRLTTMPGVNGFGNGKIHTRRKCRNRFVKKNGQCNVQFTNMDEKSQRYIADMFTTCVDIRWRYMLLIFCLAFLVSWLLFGFIFWLIALVHGDLENPTGNTEFTPCVIQVNGFMAAFLFSIETQTTIGYGFRCVTEECPVAVFMVVFQSIVGCIIDSFMIGAIMAKMARPKKRAQTLLFSHNAIIAMRDGKLSLMWRVGNLRKSHIVEAHVRAQLIKPRITEEGEYIPLDQIDINVGFDKGLDRIFLVSPITIVHEIDEESPLFGISKQELETSDFEIVVILEGMVEATAMTAQARSSYLASEILWGHRFEPVLFEERNQYKVDYSHFHKTYEVPSTPRCSAKDLVENKFILPDTNSFCYENELAFMNHDEDDEDEESGVIDSLHTDSRFEFDRLQTTLVLDHQSYRRESEI